The Lates calcarifer isolate ASB-BC8 linkage group LG24, TLL_Latcal_v3, whole genome shotgun sequence sequence GCCATTTTTCTACTCCCCGCATGTTTTTCacttaaacacttaaaaaaatacagaggcCTTTTATGTTGATTACTgccatctgtgtttgtgctgttgtgtaAATCAGGGTTTCGCTAATATATGTTATTACTTTAACCAGTTGTGCATCTGTAATCATGTACATGCCTGCATGTAGGCctttttctttgcatgttttttgtgtgtgtgttggagggggTATAACGTGTATTTCCATTTGTACTTGTGTCTAGGTGGTGGCCACAGATGCTCGCCTAACACTGGCCCTCTATGCTCTTTGGCCTTGGCTCCTATTGGACGACCCCACCATGGAGGCAGTTCTGGAGCTTCTGTGCGTCTATACGGCCAACTGCACAGCaggtctgtatgtgtgtgtgtctgtttgggCTGTCTGTATGTCTACGTGTTTGTGCAGGCACTGTGCCTGGCTCGTGCCTGCCCATCGCCTCTGTCTGCGGTTAGCAATCTGactgagtcacacacactttgcactAAGAGCCCCATTGTCCTCTCCAGTGGCCACTGAACAACATTGTGTCTCACTGTATAAGACCAGCGCCTGCTTGCCTGCCAGTTACAATGGGCACAGTGTCAGAATCTGGGAATCAAGATGCATGGCTTCTCACTGTATGTATGGCAGCGGGTCACAGAGCAGTGGGAGATGATGTGTGGAGTGACAGAGCATCTCTGTGTTGCCGGAGATATTGGTATTCCATCATGCAAATGTAAGAGCTGTACGTGTGGAAATCAGAACAGCAAAAGAATTGtagaaaaaaagctttttgatTTGTGAAAGGCGAGATTCATGGGGAGGAAACAGTAGGGAGATTTTACTTTGATAAACGACTCGTGGTCCCTTTTGatcatgcatgcatgtgtaacTGGTGTGGTTGTGCAATGGAAATCAGTTTCATCAGTGAAGGGAAGGAATTTTCATGTGCAACACTTATGAATgtttctgcgtgtgtgtgcatgtgtgtacttcCGTTTGATTGGCACCGGTTCCTCAGTGGGTGCATGTGCTCTGATCTTAACTCACTTGCTTTAGACCCCCCCCATAAGCTCAAGCTGTGAAGCAACAGAAATCAGTGAAGTCGGGCACCGTATTTCCCTAAAGGTTAACTGAACAGCAGGTTATGTTCAGGCTGCATGCAGCCAGGCTTAGTATTACACCATCCACCCTCAGGCTACCGTTTCGTCTCCTGAGACTGCTACATTTCTACTGAATGTTTCATCTCCAGTCTACCTCCTTCATCCAAGGCTTTGTTTGCACTGCTAGTTCAAGTCAgattgttgttttcatctgtggcacacacattttcatagaTATTTTTGTAGCAGCCTCAAAACCTgctcccacagacacacagaaagcaaaaaaaaaaaaaaagaagagaaaaacaagtcttTTTTCTACACTTTCAATGCAATGATTAGATCTATATGTTGCATGGTTGCAAAAATGAATCAGATTTGAGGCAGCAGTGGGAACGCCTTTGACTCACATCAGTGAAGTAGATCCATTATAAAGCAGACCTCCCTTGTCAATTTCATGATACACCAGCTTTCTTGACAGGTATTGAGATAACCTCAGGCTAACATCAGCATACGCCTGTTGCTGTATGTTACCATTTTAGGATTTGCATAACCAGCTAACTGTCATGTTCTCCAATAAGCAACATCAAtcagtgtcttttttctgtattttgcaTGTAATCTGCTGCTGCGGCAATTAGTCATGTCAGTTATACTGGTGTAAATATGGTGCCAAACGAGAGGTATTTTGTTTGCATCacttatttgtgtgttttctatttgtgtttacatttctgattGGCCTTGTAGTAGAATAAATTGTAGCCACAGCCTAGGGCTAAATAATTGCCCTCCCTCTTAGAATCAGAGAGTTGTCATCATCAGTCTGAATGCTCTCAAGGTGAATGAAGATTAAAAGCCAGTTAAAAGATGAGAAACTTTCAGAGGTGTTTTAAAGTTATCTGATTCAACCTGTGAAACCCGTTGCCTCTAACCTCAAACCTGTTTTGAGAAGACTAAGAGTTGCACTCCTCTTcgtcatttttgtcatttggtgAGACAGCTTTTACATCAAAACAAGCTGTGCATGCAGCCGTGCAGAGGTGTTTTGATGTAGTGGGCAGACAACCATGCAGGTCTTTATTTTTGTGGCCACTGGTGCAGGCTGCACAGCTAGCTAGCATTAAGATAAACAGAAAGAAGGAACCAGCTCCAACAAAAGAAGGAAAgtgtttcacagtgtttgtttctgacTTTTCCTGATGCTAGAAGTGGCTAGCATAGCTGCTTAGAGTAGGTAGGACCACAGTACAGTGCACACCAGAAGGAATTTAAGTATTTATATGTACATATCCACAATATTTCTGAAATGCATTCATGATCAAAAACGTAGTGTTGTTTCTTCTCCCTCAGCATGCAGTTCTCTTTGTGGCACTGGCCCTGGTATTCCACCAGGATCAAAAGGTACCTCCAGTAGCTCTCTGATGCACGCTGTCATGAAGCTGGCCTCAGGGATTGCTCCAGACAACAGCCCCATACAGAAGCTAGCCTTCTCTCTCTTGGTCAACCTCGCCATGTCCCGTGACTGCCGAGGCCTCCTGCAAAAGGTTTAAGCTTCATACACAGTGGGCAAGACAAGTGTCTAATTTCTAAGTCAAATAAAAAGATGTAATTAGTAAAACAGTACTTTGTTTTACCTCGTACCtagtatttgtttttatccCTTAATATACACTTGTTCAGATGAGCTAATTCTTTATTTAGCTAAAGTGAGCTATATAATGACCTGTTACATATGAAGTAAACTTCCCTCATACTTAGCCTGCCAAAAATGTTGCCCTCACAGTTATGTTCACAATTATACTTTGCAAGCTGGGGAATCATTTTCAAATCTGAGGAATAGTTCTTAATAATATGTTCGCGTGACACTGAAAGTTTTGTCTTCCTTTTCTGTCATTCTCAGAATAATTTCTTGCAAGGCTTCCTGTCAGTGCCGGTGCCCAAAGCAGGTGGTGTTAAAGCCACATCTGCAGGTGGTGGTGTGAGCCTGCTGGGCCTGTGGCTGAGGCTGCTGGTCAGTCTCTCGTTCGCGGAAGACACCCAGCAGAGTATACTTAGGGTGAGCGGAGCCTTGGAACTGCTGGCAGATCTAGCACCGCACCGGCGCCCCGCGCTGCTCACCCTTCACAACCTCTGCTTCTGCCCTGCCAACAAACCACACGTCATTGCCAATGGTATGAAAAGAAAGCAGACCTATTTTTGATGTATAACAGTGTTTTTTCATCATTAGATAAAAACACCATTTCATATATGAGGTGTTTTGCAATCACTCAGAttgaacacagaaaaacaaaattgtaaTATTTGATATTAAACAAATAGTTTTGGGAAACACATTTGATTTCTTGCCACAagctagatgagaagatcaataacACTCTCTTTGTACTCTAAGCAGGCTACCTGTTTTCCCCTGCTTTCactgtttatgctaagctaaccatgtCCTGTCTCCGGCTCTCTTTTTAAAGCACAGATGTAAGAGCcatcgatcttctcatctactgtaactctgcaagaaagcaaacaagtgtATTTACCAAAGCGTCAAACTCTTGCTCTAACATCAGATTAACAGTTAAATCTCTAAACTGATTTTAGGCACTTTTATTGATTACCCAGAAGCACAGTATGTATATCAAAGCTGTGTTCCTGACAGTTTGTTTTGGTGTCTTTGTTCCCTCCAGTGTTTAAAAAATCACtcacaacacatttttttttttttatttcttgtgcAGGAGATGTCTCTAAAATGGATTTAGAACAGCAAACAATTAATCATCAGCAACTAGCcattaaaaataatcatgacAGAAAAAGAGTACCATGTCGTGAGTTTAGTATCAACCCTGTTTCAGAAGTCAGATTTAAATTTAGGTAAGCAGAAGAATGCAGCAGGTGTTCAGTGTCTGAAGATGAATGATTGTAAGATGTGTGGATGTAGAAAGGAGAGGAAGTCGAAGAGACAGCTAAAAGACAGATTGTGTACCCCCATGCAATGCAAGCTGCAGGTGGGAGTTGTGGGCCCAGGTGGGCGGACTCTGTAgcaacattatttttgtttcctgtggAAAGATCATATTTCCTGTACATGTTGAATCAATCATCTTACAATAAATGTTTGAGAATGCCACATTGCAACTGTTACATTtctatgtgaatgtgtgaaaaaaagTTAAACCAGTGTGGCTGTGAGGTTTGAAAGTGCGACCCAGATAATGACAATGtgctaaaacaaaaaatctttttgtgtTCAGCATGTGGTGTTACTCAGGTTAACAGTTTTTTATATACTAAAAtataatctgtgttttcataacTGCAGCCCTTTCAAAGGGTACTGCTTTCATCATTCTGAATTAAAGAGTATATCACATCCCTTTTTTTCTGCCAGTTGATGGCTCTCTCGCAATTGATGAGTGCCTCTGATTATCTGCATATCTCTCCTCCAGACAAAGCCATGAAGGTGCTGTTGAGCTGTCTGGAAAGTAAAGAGATGGAAACTCGCTGTATGGGAGCTTCTGCACTTTGGGCCTTGCTCCATAACAATCAaagggtacacacacacacacacacacacacacacacacacacacacacacacacacatactcatgcACCCAAGCACTAAAAGTTTATTTTGGTGACTGTGCATTTATTGGCTTGTATTGGAGTTTATTGGTGATATATGTCAAATGAAATCCCAGGGTGTCTTCATGCTAGCTGGTTCTATGCCTATTAGGCATAAATAAATCTGCCTGAAATCTCCATTGTACTTGTACATACAGATGGCTAAACTTATTTATCTCTTGattataaaattaaaatcaaatttttcCCTCTAATATAATCTAACATAATTTTCCCTCAAAGGCAAAGACCACTTTGAAGTGTCCCTCTGTTCGACTGAGAATTGAGAAGGCGCATACCATCTCTAAGAAGGGTATCTATTAATTTACTTTATGGGAATTTCAGCATCTGTCCCGGCATGAATCTGAACATTATACTTTAATGTCCCattgtttacttttttgtttttttgcagatgCAGAGAACAAGCAGGAGCCTACGAGTACCTATCTGTTGAAGTGCCTTGAAAACCTTTCCCAGCTGCTAAATAACTGATTGCATTTATGTGTATTTTGGTTTTGTATCATGTTTTATACTTATAAAATAGTAATTAATTTTGATATTAAAGTGCCAAGTGGTAAATTTTAGTTagtcttgtttgttgttgttgtggcttTCAACACAGTTATTGTGGGTCACAGCCATTGTGGGTGAAAGGTCAACAAATTTGCACTTTAGGGGCAGCCCCACTCAGTGCATGGTGGATATCAGCACAAAGGCATCGCAACACAGTACATACGCAATAATGAGGAGGCACATGAAAAAGTTGTTTTCTCATGCTAATGTGAATACGCCAGACTGGGCTTAAGTACAGCAGCGCTTTAACATAATTGCTAACATCCACATACTAACATGTTCAATGAAAATGTCCaaatgttgatgtttaacaGGTTTattgtttaccatgttcactgttttattttacttattttacttGAGCAAGTTTGCTAATAATTAGCACCAAACATAAGTTACAGCTGAGGATGATGTGAAAGTCAGACTGAAAGTTTTTCGTATAATTGATAAACAGAAATTATAACcagatgatggcactagatgaaatTTAAAATTGAAGTCTATAATTGAGAGATTTCAGTAAAAACAACTCGTATTGACGTCATGATAGCACAAAAGGAAAAGTcgggatcatcaaagtcataaAGTGACTTGAATATTtcacaatttaatttaatcaatcCAATAGCTATTTCTCCCTGTACCACAAATGTCAAAACCTCATGGTGACACTAGAGGATAAGTCAGGGGACCAGTATCTCTCACAAACTAAATTCAAGATTTATATCCTTTAATTGTgaatttctattttaaaatgccaaaatatGTAGTtctaaaaaaaagttaaaagttctAAAAATAGCtgtgcacaaaatgaaaagcaCTTATAGTTTGCAGAATTTCAGGCAGCTGAGGGCAACGTTAGCAGAATTTAGAAACTTCAGAATGGAACCCACCATGCAGCATTATGCCATAAGCTTGCCTCCCATTCCCAGCCCTAGTGATAAAGTGCCCCTCTGTGTGGAATGAGCTAACAGTGGGCTACCATGAAGTGTGCCCCAGTAGCTCAagtgtttctctgcagccaGAGAGCTAGCAGGAAGTGCAGCTTGGGTGCCTCTCCACTCGTCTCATCAATGCAGCTTTCATTCTCCCTTGGTGGGGCAAGATGGAAGCTGTACAAAAGGATCACTGGTACTTTGTGGTACTcatctttctcccttttcttaAAGGTATGGAgttaagatatatatatatatatattatttatgatTACATGTTTTTAGTAAATTATTCtcttaaaatattatataaccttaaaatgacaaaacctTTATTGACATTGTTGAAAGTGATGTTCACTCTTGTCTTTCAAGATAGATTGGAAACTGTGAGTCTAATTTAGCTATgatgatgtttcatttttttaaatcatgtttaatTCATAAGCAGTAATTAAAAATACCCTTTATTCCACAATTCCTTTTTAGTTAAATTAGATGGGAAGATGGTAGGAATGCTTCTTATTGTAAGTTTTGCAATACTCTGAGACATTAATATTCCAAACCTGCCAGAACGCTCCCAAGAGTGTCACTGGACTTGAAATCAGCCGTCATTCAGCTCGGAAAATAGGCTTTGAAAACTTGGAAGCTTGATCACCGACTATTGTCAgtcgtgtttgtgtgtactggCTCGAATTAGCCTAATTACCATTACCCGAGGGATGGCCTCAAAGCTGTGAATGAATGGCTGTGGTAATCTTCAAGTAAAAGGATTTTTGTGGGAAAAACGTATTTTTATGCCACATTGCACAGGTGTAACCATAATTATTTACAAGTTGAGAGTTTctgaacaaataaatgaaaatgctaaAACATAATTGTAAACCAACAAACAATTGGTGATTGTTGTATTTGATCTGAGTATGAGTATAACTTTATTGTAGTGATGATTCCTAGATTTTGGTCAAGATTCAAACATGTTAACAGATCCACTCTCTGTCCAGTTGCTGTCCAGCAGAAAGAGGCTGTTACAGTTCGACTGGAGGAAGGAATGGTTCTCGAATGTTTGTGCCCCTGGGACGGCAACCTCAGCATGGTGTCCTGGACCAAAGTGCCAGATAAGTATCCAGTGGCTGTTTTCCATCCAGAGTATGGAGTGGCCTTCGCTCACCATTACAGGGAGAGGATAGAGTTCCTGAGGACCACGCCTATGGATGGAAGTATTTCCATGAGAAATGTCACCCATCAGGATATCGGGCTTTACCACTGCTCTGTTCAGACTTTCCCTCAAGGACCCTGGACCAGGAACATTCAGGTGGAGGATTTAGGTAAGGCAGCTGACACACTATTGCTCTGGTTGTTTTTTGGTAAGAAAAAAGCTTGACTTTATCAAGTAAATAAGTGTTAATCTGGAATTAGGCTTTATTTTCAGAAAAGAAGTAGAAATTTTGAGCTCTCTCAGATCACTGAACCTCTGCTGTTAGAAACGAAACTTAATAGATTaccatttttccatttccattacGTGTttagatttctttctttcttctgtgaTGTACTGTTTCCTGAGTGTCTTCCACTTTCCCCTGTTTACAGACGAGCCCCCCgaagatgaaaacatcacagaGCACCCAACCCCTGAGGTGACCGTGTCAGACATAGAGCTGGTGGCAGAGCAGGACAACAATGTGACCATCAGCTGCAACCACGAGCACAACGGGACAGTCTACCAGGTCATTTTGGAGAAGATGCCGCACGGCCAGCCTTGGGGCATCATAGGTGTGTGCAAGAAGGTGGAGGGGGGCCTTGTGGGCGAGGACTACAGTGACAGGGGAAGGGTTAGCTGCGCCGACAGCCTGGAAGTCAGTCTGCACCTGACGGGCGTCGTGCTGGATGACAGCGGGTTCTACCGCTGTACCTTCAGTACAGATGCGGGGATGCAGACCACCACTGTGCTGCTCACAGTGCCCACTCCAGGTACAAAGACAAACACCATGCTGTAGTTAACATACACGTACATAACAGCTACATGATTGATTCTCATTCTTAAATGATTTATGGATAAACTGTGAGAACAGTGATTGATGACAGATAatgaacacaataaaacaatgcGTGTGATGTTAATCTCGTCTCGCATATTCAGCAGTATGGGCTTTGCAAGCATTCACACCTGCTGAAACCACAACATCCTCTGGCCCGTCTCTGAGTATCGTTGATtggaagaagtgtgtgtgtgtgtgtgtgtgtgtgtgtgtgtgtgtgtgtgtatgctacATTTATGCTTCAGGGTGatattgtgtgtctgtatctctACTGTTGCTGACAGAGGCaaccccccccgccccccaagAAAGATCTTAGGGAGGAAAACCACTGTTTTCAAGCCATCTTGCTcctcttttcatcattttttctcATTCTATAACCAGGTGGATTCAGCCTATCCATGTACATGATGTATATTTACATCGGGGCTGGAAGTGCAGGGCTTGTTCTATTCATAGTCATCCTCATATTAGCATTAAGGCACAGGTAAGATCTCACACTGTCATCTGTCTTTTGCAAACAAAACTCCAAAACTAATCTTGACTGTGAAATACTGGTCTGTCTGTTCACTGACATCAAGTGCCTGGATCTTTGCAGCTTTAAACACAGGGCTGAGTGGCATTATAGGATATAACTGAGTGAGTAGAAGAGGCTacagccactgcagcagctctgctttgGTCGAAATGCTaacgtcagcatgctaacatgtgcAATGCTGATTTCAAGCAGGTGCAATGCtgaccatgttcaccatcttagcgagttagcatgctaatatttgctaattagagCAAGCGATGAAGTGCAGCTGAGGTTTATGGGAATGTGGTTAgttttacaggtatttggtcaAACATACTGGATAATTTAATTCAAACACAGGTTTGGAATCACATGTTCTTACATGAGGCCCAGTGTCTTTACCACATTACATCCAGACATTTGCATTATAGAAAATCACTAACATCAGAAGGATTCATCCTCTAAGGACCAGGAATGTTAGTCAaacatttcatggcagtccatccaatagTAGCTAAAAATTTGACCCTAGTATTTGATAATTAGCACTTTCAGAAGAAAAGTCTTCAAGAGAATATCAGTAGCACAATATGAATTTACACCTGAGATTGCTCCATTAAGGCTTTTGCTTATAGTCCACTGATGGAAAATTCCacatttttggtattttgtaGCAGCTCACATTCTAATTGTTTACTTTTGTCTAATAATCACCACAGGAAGaagaacaggagagaggaaTACAGAGTCAAACTGCACCCATCCCAGCGACAGGTAAGTGTTACGTTATTCATTATATCCACTCTCGTCTTTACACTTGACTCCTTTAAGACTCTCCCCAACCTTCTCATCAGACATGCACTACATTACAATACCATTACACCTACTTGATACAGCACATCCCATCATCATGTAACCTGATACATTGTAATTTACACTTGCAAACTTAACCAGTGCTGCTTTAAAGTAACTGACAATGCAATGGCTTTTGGATAATGTAGTACAgcataaaaatgtagaaaatgtgtaGCAAGAATTGGTTGAATATACAATTTCCTCTTATAAATTGTTGGGTAATGTGACATAAGGTGTGACATAACTAATATTTGTAACATTCTGACCTGATAAAGTAATATTATACATACATGTAGCAATGATATGAATGATGTAAACATCCAAATAATTCAGTTCTGTTCTTATTTCCTTATAGCCTATTTCTTTATTGATTataattattaatgaaaataaagctgtattaaattatttaatgtATAATTGTATTTAGTATAATAATATGGAATGAAATGCCCTAcatatttaatgatttaataacAGCTGTGTTACAATGTCATTTTATGCTATTAGAGCATACTACAGACTGGACCATCAGTCTTTACATTATCACCTGCCACATGTCCTTGTCTAACACCTCAAATACTAACACGATTTACCACATATTCACAGCCAAACTTCTACGAGAACATCCCCATGTGCCCGAAGATTACAAAGAAGTCCAGGCAGATAAAAACTTGCCCAGTGTATGCCAACCTACACACTGTGCGATCGCACAAAACCAGATTTTAGCCACATGATTATGAGCATATGCCTAAATATGATGAACCGCTAAATGTGAATGCataaattttattattttatgagTGTGCCCTAAGGTTTTTACACACAAATcataaatatgaacaaaaacaagcactgtgTACAATTTATTTGAGTTTTTTAATAAGATGCAGGGATCGCACTGACACTGAGTAATATTCAAACTGTAGTTTGAAATGCATTAACAAGCTGGTGCTCATGTAAGTCTCAGGAAGCTGACAAGTTTGGTCGGGTCCAGCCTTTAATTAAACGTGGTATGTACTGCATAATtactgatgagaaaatatttgttttgggCAAAACAATATCTGACAGTAACCATCCAACAGAAAGAGCAGACAAAAAGCCTGCATAATCATTCTTTTCACTTCCCTAACCCCTGAGTAAAACGATTGACAAAAGCCTGTGTAATTGCTC is a genomic window containing:
- the cd226 gene encoding CD226 antigen isoform X3, whose product is MEAVQKDHWYFVVLIFLPFLKVAVQQKEAVTVRLEEGMVLECLCPWDGNLSMVSWTKVPDKYPVAVFHPEYGVAFAHHYRERIEFLRTTPMDGSISMRNVTHQDIGLYHCSVQTFPQGPWTRNIQVEDLDEPPEDENITEHPTPEVTVSDIELVAEQDNNVTISCNHEHNGTVYQVILEKMPHGQPWGIIGVCKKVEGGLVGEDYSDRGRVSCADSLEVSLHLTGVVLDDSGFYRCTFSTDAGMQTTTVLLTVPTPGGFSLSMYMMYIYIGAGSAGLVLFIVILILALRHSFKHRAEWHYRI
- the cd226 gene encoding CD226 antigen isoform X2 → MEAVQKDHWYFVVLIFLPFLKVAVQQKEAVTVRLEEGMVLECLCPWDGNLSMVSWTKVPDKYPVAVFHPEYGVAFAHHYRERIEFLRTTPMDGSISMRNVTHQDIGLYHCSVQTFPQGPWTRNIQVEDLDEPPEDENITEHPTPEVTVSDIELVAEQDNNVTISCNHEHNGTVYQVILEKMPHGQPWGIIGVCKKVEGGLVGEDYSDRGRVSCADSLEVSLHLTGVVLDDSGFYRCTFSTDAGMQTTTVLLTVPTPGGFSLSMYMMYIYIGAGSAGLVLFIVILILALRHRKKNRREEYRVKLHPSQRQKWRQWQRQ
- the cd226 gene encoding CD226 antigen isoform X1, whose amino-acid sequence is MEAVQKDHWYFVVLIFLPFLKVAVQQKEAVTVRLEEGMVLECLCPWDGNLSMVSWTKVPDKYPVAVFHPEYGVAFAHHYRERIEFLRTTPMDGSISMRNVTHQDIGLYHCSVQTFPQGPWTRNIQVEDLDEPPEDENITEHPTPEVTVSDIELVAEQDNNVTISCNHEHNGTVYQVILEKMPHGQPWGIIGVCKKVEGGLVGEDYSDRGRVSCADSLEVSLHLTGVVLDDSGFYRCTFSTDAGMQTTTVLLTVPTPGGFSLSMYMMYIYIGAGSAGLVLFIVILILALRHRKKNRREEYRVKLHPSQRQPNFYENIPMCPKITKKSRQIKTCPVYANLHTVRSHKTRF